Proteins from a single region of Palaemon carinicauda isolate YSFRI2023 chromosome 1, ASM3689809v2, whole genome shotgun sequence:
- the LOC137646002 gene encoding mucin-2-like, with amino-acid sequence MERVGECRVDNSFAKATQAVKGAESSLTGCFLKKLVGSPCPVVGHYGKCRAVECHVHVERDCLRLTREEERLGHDRDRSIRNLEHLTCDHEHHAHDHDRLVCNCERLERPEYFSRDHESRLYEHEFHPSERKLIQTIKEAVGTINTLTTLLKQRNSPGGRKRRTLDYGLDVIDNETIYISPYCGVNSSLTDTPTNFVDIMGHYFLSVTESSDPAEVECMTYLLVEFVGLVETGVVSIEQDQIQSLENVINEANNYVLLLIYGLNATSTTTTTQVSTTTTTLNTTTPPHTTTTANQTTTPSAPTTTTPSPTTTTLSPTTSTQSTTTTTPAPTTTTPAPTTTTPSPTTTTPSQNTTTPSPTTTTPAPTTTTQYPTTTTPSQNTTTPSPTTSTPSSTTNPPAPTTTTQYPTTTTPSQNTTTPSPTTTTPSSTTTTPAPTTTTQYPTITTPSQNTTTPAPTTTTPSPTTTTPAPTTTTQYPTTTTPSQNTTTPSPTTSTPSSTTTTPAPTTTTQYPTTTTPSQNTTTPSPTTTTPSSTTTTPAPTTTTQYPTTTTPASTTTTQYPTTTTPSQNTTTPAPTTTTPASTTTTQYPTTTTPSPTTTTSAPTTTTPAPTTTTPSQNTTTPAPTTTTPASTTTTQYPTTPTPSQNTTTPAPTTTTPASTTTTQYPTTTTPSQNTTTPSPTTTTPAPTTTTQYPTTTTPSLTTTTSAPTTTTPAPKTTTPSQNTTAPSPTTSTPSPTTTTPASTTTTQYPTTTTTPSQTTTTTAPTTTTPAPSTTTQYPTTTTPSQNTTTPAPTTSTQYPTTTTPTTPSQNTTTPSPTTSTPSPTTSTPSPTTTTQYLTTTTPSQNTTTSAPITTTPAPTTTTPSQNTTTPSPTTSTPSTTTTTPAPTTKTQYPTTTTPSPTTTTPQSPTTTTLSLTTTTQSPTTTTQSPTTTTLSQTTTTQSPTTTTLSPTTTQSPTTTTLSPTTTTQSPTTTTLSPTTTTQSPTTTTMSPTTTTQSPTTTTLSPTTTTQSPTTTTLSPTTTTQSPTTTTLSPNTTTLAPTTTTQYPTTTTPSQNTTTPSPTTTLSPTTTTLSPNTTTLAPTTTTQYPTTTTPSQNTTTPSLTTTTQSPTTTTLSPTTTTLSPNITTLAPTTTTQYPKTTTQSPTTTTQSPTTTTLSPTTTTLSPTTTTLSPNTTTLAPTTTTQYPTTTLSQNTTTPSLTTTTQSPTTTTQYPTTTTLSPNTTTLAPTTTTQYPTTTTPSQNTTTPAPTTTTQSPTTTTLSPTTTTQSPTTTTLSPTTTTQSPTTTTLSPTTTTLSPTTTTLAPTTTTQYPTTTTPSQNTTTPAPTTTTQSPTTTTLSPTTTTQSPTTTTISPNTTTLAPTTTTQYPTTTTPSQNTTTPAPTTTTQSPTTTTLSPTTTTQSPTTTTLSPTTTTLSPNTTTLAPTTKTQYPTTTTPSQNTTTPAPTTTTQSPTTTTLSPTTTTQSPTTTTQSPTTTTLSPTTTTQSPTTTTLSPTTTTQSPTTTTLSPTTTTQSPTTTTLSPTTTTMSPTTTTQSSTTTTLSPTTTTQSPTTTTQSPTTITLSPNTTTPAPTPTTQSPTTTTLSPTTTTQPPTTTTLSPTTTTQSPTTTTLSQTTTTLSPITTTLSPNTTTLAPTTTIQYPTTTTPSQNTTTPAPTTTTLSPTTTTQSPTTTTLSPTTTTLSPNTTTLAPTTTTQYPTTTTPSQNTTTPLQPQQLNLKTQQLQLQPQELPLQP; translated from the exons ATGGAACGTGTTGGTGAGTGCCGTGTGGATAATAGCTTCGCTAAAGCAACCCAGGCCGTGAAGGGCGCTGAGAGTAGCCTAACAGGATGCTTCCTAAAGAAGTTAGTGGGGAGTCCTTGTCCAGTTGTAGGTCATTATGGAAAGTGTCGAGCTGTAGAGTGTCACGTACATGTTGAGCGTGACTGCCTACGTCTTACTCGTGAAGAGGAACGCCTAGGTCATGATCGTGACCGTTCAATCCGTAATCTTGAGCATCTTACTTGTGATCATGAACATCATGCTCATGATCATGATCGTCTTGTTTGTAACTGTGAGCGCCTAGAACGCCCTGAGTATTTTTCTCGCGATCATGAGAGTCGTCTTTATGAACATGAGTTTCACCCTT CAGAGAGAAAGCTTATTCAAACCATCAAGGAGGCAGTTGGAACGATCAATACACTGACAACTCTGTTGAAGCAGAGAAACAGCCCAGGAGGTCGAAAACGGCGTACCTTGGACTATGGATTAGATGTGATTGACAACGAGACCATATACATCTCCCCTTACTGCGGAGTGAACAGCTCTCTAACAGATACTCCAACCAACTTCGTTGACATCATGGGGCACTACTTCCTATCTGTGACTGAAAGTAGCGATCCTGCTGAGGTTGAGTGTATGACCTACTTGCTCGTGGAATTTGTGGGTCTCGTAGAGACTGGGGTAGTCAGCATTGAACAAGACCAAATACAGTCACTAGAGAACGTCATAAATGAAGCTAATAACTATGTGCTCCTACTTATTTATGGACTGAACGCAACATCAACAA CGACAACAACGCAGGTTTCAACAACGACCACCACATTGAACACAACGACTCCACCTCATACCACAACAACTGCTAATCAAACAACAACACCTTcagctccaacaacaacaactccatctccaaccacaacaactctatCTCCAACCACATCAACTCAATCTACAACCACAACAACTCCAGCCCCAACCACAACAACTCCAGCCCCAACCACAACAACtccatctccaaccacaacaactccatctcaaaacacaacaactccatctccaaccacaacaactccagctccaactacaacaactcaatatccaacaacaacaactccatctcaaaACACAACAACTCCATCTCCAACCACGTCAACTCCATCTTCAACCACAAACCCTCCAGCTCCCACCACAACAActcaatatccaacaacaacaactccatctcaaaacacaacaactccatctccaaccacaacaactccatCTTCAACCACAACAACTccagctccaaccacaacaactcaatatccaacaataacaactccatctcaaaacacaacaactccagccccaaccacaacaactccatctccaaccacaacaactccagctccaactacaacaactcaatatccaacaacaacaactccatctcaaaACACAACAACTCCATCTCCAACCACGTCAACTCCATCTTCAACCACAACAACTccagctccaaccacaacaactcaatatccaacaacaacaactccatctcaaaacacaacaactccatctccaaccacaacaactccatCTTCAACCACAACAACTccagctccaaccacaacaactcaatatccaacaacaacaactccagcttcaaccacaacaactcaatatCCAACAACGACAACTCCATCTCAAAACACAACAACTCCAGCTCCCACCACAACAACTCCAGCTtcaaccacaacaactcaatatccaacaacgacaactccatctccaaccacaacaacttcagctccaacaacaacaactccagctccaacaacaacaactccatctcaaaACACAACAACTCCAGCTCCCACCACAACAACTCCAGCTtcaaccacaacaactcaatatCCAACAACGCCAACTCCATCTCAAAACACAACAACTCCAGCTCCCACCACAACAACTCCAGCTtcaaccacaacaactcaatatccaacaacgacaactccatctcaaaacacaacaactccatctccaaccacaacaactccagctccaaccacaacaactcaatatccaacaacaacaactccatctcTAACCACAACAACTtcagctccaaccacaacaactccagCTCCAAAAACGACAACTCCATCTCAAAACACAACAGCTCCATCTCCAACCACGTCAACtccatctccaaccacaacaactccagcttcaaccacaacaactcaatatccaacaacaacaacaactccatctcaaacaacaacaactacagctccaaccacaacaactccagctccatccacaacaactcaatatccaacaacaacaactccatctcaaaacacaacaactccagctccaaccacatcaactcaatatccaacaacaacaactccaacaaCTCCATCTCAAAACACAACAACTCCATCTCCAACCACGTCAACTCCATCTCCAACCACGTCAACtccatctccaaccacaacaactcaatatCTAACAACAACCACTCCATCTCAAAACACAACAACTTCAGCTCCAATCACAACAACTCcagctccaacaacaacaactccatctcaaaACACAACAACTCCATCTCCAACCACGTCAACTCCATCTACAACCACAACAACTCCAGCTCCAACCACAAAAActcaatatccaacaacaacaactccatctccaaccacaacaactcca cagtctccaaccacaacaactttatctctaaccacaacaactcagtctccaaccacaacaactcagtctccaaccacaacaactttatctcaaaccacaacaactcagtctccaaccacaacaactttatctccaaccacaactcagtctccaaccacaacaactttatctccaaccacaacaactcagtctccaaccacaacaactttatctccaaccacaacaactcagtctccaaccacaacaactatgtctccaaccacaacaactcagtctccaaccacaacaactttatctccaaccacaacaactcagtctccaaccacaacaactttatctccaaccacaacaactcagtctccaaccacaacaactctatCACCAAACACCACAACTctagctccaaccacaacaactcaatatccaacaacaacaactccatctcaaaacacaacaactcca tctccaaccacaactttatctccaaccacaacaactctatCACCAAACACCACAACTctagctccaaccacaacaactcaatatccaacaacaacaactccatctcaaaACACAACAACTCCATCTCTAACCACAACAACTcaatctccaaccacaacaactttatctccaaccacaacaactctatCACCAAACATCACAACTctagctccaaccacaacaactcaatatccaaaaacaacaactcagtctccaaccacaacaactcagtctccaaccacaacaactttatctccaaccacaacaactttatctccaaccacaacaactctatCACCAAACACCACAACTctagctccaaccacaacaactcaatatCCAACAACAACTTTATCTCAAAACACAACAACTCCATCTCTAACCACAACAACTcaatctccaaccacaacaactcaatatccaaccacaacaactctatCACCAAACACCACAACTctagctccaaccacaacaactcaatatccaacaacaacaactccatctcaaaacacaacaactccagctccaaccacaacaactcagtctccaaccacaacaactttatctccaaccacaacaactcagtctccaaccacaacaactttatctccaaccacaacaactcagtctccaaccacaacaactttatctccaaccacaacaactttatctccaaccacaacaactctagctccaaccacaacaactcaatatccaacaacaacaactccatctcaaaacacaacaactccagctccaaccacaacaactcagtctccaaccacaacaactttatctccaaccacaacaactcagtctccaaccacaacaactataTCACCAAACACCACAACTctagctccaaccacaacaactcaatatccaacaacaacaactccatctcaaaacacaacaactccagctccaaccacaacaactcagtctccaaccacaacaactttatctccaaccacaacaactcagtctccaaccacaacaactttatctccaaccacaacaactctatCACCAAACACCACAACTCTAGCTCCAACCACAAAAActcaatatccaacaacaacaactccatctcaaaacacaacaactccagctccaaccacaacaactcagtctccaaccacaacaactttatctccaaccacaacaactcagtctccaaccacaacaactcagtctccaaccacaacaactttatctccaaccacaacaactcagtctccaaccacaacaactttatctccaaccacaacaactcagtctccaaccacaacaactttatctccaaccacaacaactcagtctccaaccacaacaactttatctccaaccacaacaactatgtctccaaccacaacaactcagtcttcaaccacaacaactttatctccaaccacaacaactcagtctccaaccacaacaactcaatcTCCAACCACAATAACTCTATCACCAAACACCACAACTCCAGCTCCAACCCcaacaactcagtctccaaccacaacaactttatctccaaccacaacaactcagcctccaaccacaacaactttatctccaaccacaacaactcagtctccaaccacaacaactttatctcaaaccacaacaactttatctccaaTCACAACAACTCTATCACCAAACACCACAACTCTAGCTCCAACCACAACAATtcaatatccaacaacaacaactccatctcaaaacacaacaactccagctccaaccacaacaactttatctccaaccacaacaactcagtctccaaccacaacaactttatctccaaccacaacaactctatCACCAAACACCACAACTctagctccaaccacaacaactcaatatccaacaacaacaactccatctcaaaacacaacaactcca ctccaaccacaacaactcaatcTCAAAACACAACAACTCCAGCTCCAACCACAAGAACTTCCTCTTCAACCATGA